One part of the Mya arenaria isolate MELC-2E11 chromosome 3, ASM2691426v1 genome encodes these proteins:
- the LOC128227587 gene encoding N-alpha-acetyltransferase 15, NatA auxiliary subunit-like, with the protein MPTNNPLPPKENALFKRILKCYEQKQYRNGLKFSKQILTNPKFAEHGETLSMKGLTLNCLGRKEEAYEYVRRGLRNDLKSHVCWHVYGLLQRSDRKYDEAIKCYRNALKWDKDNLQILRDLSLLQIQMRDLEGYKETRYQLLVLRPGQRASWIGYAMSFHLLKEYDMALKIIEAFRNTQTPKQFDYEHSELLLYQNLVIRESGKREDALAHLAKYETQIVDKQALLETRGEILFELGRTEESVTVYTELVNRNPENWAFYRGLENSLKPENEGVRYKIYTDAQSRFPRASTPKRIPLSFVTGDLFRQLIDKFLRNGLHKGVPPLFINIKTLYKDPERVAVIEELCLGYVESLKEHELFSKSDEDCELEPPTALLWVYYFLSQHYDWLGNSRLAFHYIDLAIQHTPLLIELYVLKAKLYKHAGDNEEAYRLMDEAQSLDTADRYINSKCAKYMLRANLLQEAADMCSKFTREGVSAVDNLNEMQCMWFQTECAAAYQCLGKWGEALKKCHEIDRHFTEIIEDQFDFHTYCMRKMTLRAYVGLLRLEDVLRRHKFYFKAAKIAIEIYLHLHDYPMSDSDKDNMVDAEQMTPSELKKLRNKQRKQQKKLEKEKEKAKQEQEKKEHTSKKQAETDQDGPKEEELIPDKLARPENPLDEAIKFLKPLQQLASDRIETHICAYEIYSRKDKLLLMLQSLKRGCEVDRENPQLHVFLLRFLKLVSDRKASGSLSESVITVLDQECGKLCHTQDVAQLNEQFLTRNQNSVLHRAAAGRMMYEVNKDPATQAKALQLASAVSKNLTGVTPKNCREVLEYMCRGDFGKCEAEARAYQEQCHELFPHVPSFQLTPAAPNQVVTNGNLSS; encoded by the exons ATGCCGACAAACAATCCTTTGCCCCCGAAAGAAAATGCCCTTTTCAAACGAATATTG AAATGCTATGAACAAAAGCAGTACAGAAATGGGCTGAAATTTTCCAAGCAGATATTGACTAATCCGAAGTTTGCTGAGCATGGAG AAACTCTGTCAATGAAGGGGCTTACACTGAACTGCCTTGGACGAAAGGAGGAAGCCTATGAATATGTGCGCAGAGGCCTGCGTAATGATTTAAAGAGCCATGTCT GTTGGCATGTGTATGGTCTTCTTCAAAGATCAGATCGGAAGTATGATGAGGCCATCAAGTGTTACAGAAATGCCCTTAAATGGGATAAG GACAATCTCCAGATTCTGAGGGATTTGTCGTTGCTGCAAATACAAATGCGGGACCTAGAAGGCTATAAG GAGACGCGATATCAGCTGTTGGTGCTGCGTCCCGGCCAGAGAGCTTCCTGGATTGGTTATGCCATGTCCTTCCACCTGCTAAAAGAGTATGACATGGCACTGAAGATCATAGAGGCTTTCAGAAATACTCAAACT CCAAAGCAGTTTGACTATGAGCACAGCGAGTTGCTGCTCTACCAGAATCTGGTCATACGAGAGTCTGGAAAGCGTGAGGATGCGTTGGCTCACCTTGCCAAGTATGAGACACAGATAGTCGACAAACAGGCGCTGTTGGAGACCAGAG GCGAGATCCTTTTTGAGTTGGGTCGGACGGAGGAATCTGTGACTGTATACACAGAACTCGTCAACAGAAATCCGGAGAACTGGGCCTTCTACCGTGGCCTGGAAAACTCCCTTAAACCAG AAAATGAAGGGGTGCGGTACAAGATCTACACAGATGCACAGAGCAGATTTCCGCGGGCATCAACGCCAAAACGAATCCCACTCTCATTTGTCACAG GGGATTTGTTTCGACAGTTGATCGATAAGTTCCTGAGAAACGGACTTCATAAAGGAGTTCCTCCTTTGTTCATCAACATCAAGACTCTTTACAAAGACCCAGAAAGG GTTGCTGTTATAGAGGAACTGTGTCTAGGATATGTAGAGAGCTTAAAAGAACATGAACTATTTAGCAAATCCG ATGAGGATTGCGAATTGGAACCTCCAACGGCCTTGCTGTGGGTGTACTACTTTCTGTCCCAACACTATGACTGGCTGGGTAACTCCCGACTGGCCTTCCATTACATTGACCTTGCCATCCAACACACACCCCTCCTTATAGAGCTCTACGTGCTCAAGGCCAAACTGTACAAG CATGCAGGTGATAATGAGGAAGCATATCGGCTTATGGATGAGGCTCAATCCCTGGACACTGCTGACCGCTATATCAACTCAAAATGTGCCAAGTACATGCTCCGGGCAAACCTTTTACAGGAGGCTGCAGACATGTGCTCAAAGTTCACTAGA GAAGGTGTATCAGCGGTTGACAACCTGAACGAGATGCAGTGTATGTGGTTCCAGACGGAGTGTGCCGCCGCCTACCAGTGCCTCGGCAAGTGGGGAGAGGCACTTAAGAAATGCCATGAAATTGATAGG CATTTCACAGAAATCATTGAGGATCAGTTTGACTTCCATACATACTGCATGCGAAAGATGACTTTACGGGCGTATGTAGGGCTGCTGAGATTGGAAGATGTTCTCAGAAGACACAAATTCTATTTCAAGGCAGCTAAAATTGCAATAGAG ATATACTTGCATTTACATGACTATCCAATGTCAGACAGTGATAAAGACAATATGGTAGATGCAG AACAAATGACTCCGAGTGAGCTGAAGAAGTTGAGAAACAAGCAACGTAAGCAGCAGAAGAAGTTGGAGAAGGAAAAAGAGAAGGCGAAACAGGAGCAGGAGAAGAAAGAGCATACCAGCAAGAAACAGGCTGAGACCGACCAGGATGGGCCTAAGGAAGAGGAGCTCATACCAGATAAACTAGCTAGG cCAGAAAACCCATTAGATGAAGCCATAAAATTCCTAAAACCTTTACAACAACTAGCTTCAGACCGAATAGAAACCCATATATGTGCTTATGAAATTTATTCTAGAAAAG ataagCTGTTGTTGATGTTGCAATCATTAAAACGGGGATGTGAAGTGGATAGAGAAAATCCTCAACTACATGTGTTTCTACTCAGGTTTCTTAAACTAG TATCAGATCGGAAGGCGAGCGGTAGTCTATCGGAGTCTGTGATCACAGTGCTGGACCAGGAATGTGGGAAACTATGCCACACCCAGGACGTGGCCCAGCTCAACGAACAGTTTCTCACCAGGAACCAGAACTCAGTATTACACAGGGCTGCTG CTGGGCGCATGATGTACGAGGTGAACAAAGATCCAGCTACTCAAGCAAAGGCACTGCAGTTAGCATCAGCAGTTAGTAAGAACCTCACTGGAGTCACACCAAAG AATTGTCGGGAAGTGCTGGAGTACATGTGTCGCGGGGATTTTGGCAAGTGCGAGGCGGAGGCTCGGGCGTACCAGGAGCAGTGCCATGAACTCTTCCCCCATGTACCCTCCTTCCAGCTCACCCCAGCGGCCCCCAACCAGGTGGTCACCAACGGCAACCTTTCATCATAA